Proteins from a genomic interval of Rhodococcoides fascians A25f:
- a CDS encoding TY-Chap domain-containing protein: MNALQNGHFDSTTALAWATFTENLHACLRSLPRRDYVTVTAAQASPGERGLRPYIDVAATDTGVLVTVAAIPSLLYPDAPETSAMDVQLVEFGWLNRGKPIADGSVIDLTRTDSRADAALVAEMITLAFREIWNVPHPSFLSVWGVAADGVSSGPRDLQRGLVASAAETATSADSSETPSEIPAELGSLQALCQLTGRRVDPHAVRSVCVDSDLDDLKARAVALHRSAATQARGAAGAGRDDSVAVWSSLARTWLSVARSIDAAMNEARHACR, encoded by the coding sequence GTGAACGCACTGCAGAACGGCCATTTCGACTCCACTACCGCGCTCGCGTGGGCCACGTTCACCGAGAATCTGCACGCATGCCTTCGGTCCCTGCCCAGACGTGACTACGTCACGGTCACGGCCGCTCAGGCCAGCCCCGGCGAACGTGGTTTGCGGCCGTACATCGATGTGGCGGCGACGGACACCGGAGTCCTGGTCACCGTTGCGGCGATTCCTTCGCTGCTCTACCCGGACGCCCCGGAGACGTCGGCCATGGACGTGCAGTTGGTCGAGTTCGGATGGCTGAACCGCGGCAAGCCGATCGCCGACGGATCGGTCATTGATCTCACGCGAACCGACTCACGAGCCGATGCCGCGCTCGTTGCCGAGATGATCACGCTTGCGTTCCGCGAGATCTGGAACGTTCCGCACCCCTCGTTCCTCAGTGTGTGGGGCGTCGCAGCCGATGGCGTGTCATCTGGGCCGAGGGACCTGCAGCGGGGGCTCGTCGCCTCTGCGGCCGAGACCGCCACGTCGGCCGACTCTTCCGAGACGCCCTCCGAGATTCCTGCCGAGCTGGGCTCGCTGCAGGCGCTGTGTCAGTTGACAGGTCGTCGAGTCGACCCACACGCCGTTCGATCCGTCTGCGTCGACAGTGACCTCGACGATCTGAAGGCTCGTGCCGTGGCCCTCCATCGCTCGGCTGCCACGCAGGCCCGGGGGGCGGCCGGCGCGGGTCGAGACGACTCGGTGGCTGTGTGGTCCAGCCTGGCTCGCACCTGGCTTTCGGTCGCACGAAGCATCGACGCCGCGATGAACGAGGCCCGGCACGCGTGCCGCTGA
- a CDS encoding sulfite reductase subunit alpha: MTTAIARQVQDIDAATGDLGTTKAAPKRSPWNRKNPYRAQILSNRRLSGPASAKEVRHFAIALGDSGIAYQAGDGFAVKPVNDAALVAAVVDRLGVPADTAVHTKSGEITLAQALTTEYEIGIPSMDLIEAVAEHAGDAELDHVLQNGDRASFDAWTWGRDVVDVLDLDRSPAFDPAEFLGLLRPLQHRVYSISSSPIAHEGTVHLTVSTVRYRSAERDRGGVCSTYLADRVGDGNEAGVFLSANKSFRLPDDDTPIIMIGPGTGVAPFRAFLHERRARGAAGDNWLFFGDQHRSSDFLYEDELVGFERDGLLNRLDVAFSRDQHEKIYVQHRMIEAGKQLYSWLEAGAHLYVCGDAARMSKGVDEALHEIVAEHGGRSPDAAEDYVNELKQTKRYLRDVY; encoded by the coding sequence GTGACGACGGCAATTGCAAGGCAGGTACAGGACATCGACGCTGCAACCGGCGATCTCGGCACCACCAAGGCCGCGCCCAAGCGATCACCGTGGAATCGGAAGAATCCCTATCGCGCACAGATTCTGAGTAATCGACGCCTGTCCGGTCCCGCGTCGGCCAAGGAAGTTCGGCACTTCGCGATCGCGCTGGGCGACAGCGGTATCGCCTACCAGGCCGGGGATGGTTTCGCCGTCAAACCCGTCAACGACGCAGCACTCGTCGCGGCCGTCGTCGACCGGCTCGGAGTGCCCGCCGACACCGCCGTGCACACCAAGTCCGGTGAGATCACGCTCGCACAGGCGCTGACGACGGAATACGAAATCGGTATCCCGTCCATGGACCTGATCGAGGCCGTGGCCGAACACGCCGGCGACGCAGAACTCGATCACGTCCTGCAGAACGGCGACCGAGCATCGTTCGACGCCTGGACGTGGGGACGTGACGTCGTGGACGTTCTCGATCTCGACCGGTCGCCTGCCTTCGATCCCGCCGAATTCCTCGGCTTGCTGCGTCCACTGCAGCATCGTGTCTACTCGATCTCGTCGTCACCGATCGCCCACGAAGGCACCGTGCATCTGACGGTGTCCACCGTCCGATACCGGTCGGCCGAGCGCGACCGCGGCGGCGTCTGTTCGACGTACCTCGCCGATCGAGTCGGCGACGGGAACGAGGCAGGTGTGTTCCTGTCGGCCAACAAGTCGTTCCGCCTGCCCGACGACGACACCCCGATCATCATGATCGGGCCCGGAACCGGAGTGGCACCGTTTCGAGCATTTCTGCACGAGCGGCGCGCGCGAGGTGCCGCGGGAGACAACTGGCTGTTCTTCGGGGATCAGCATCGGTCGAGTGATTTCCTCTACGAGGACGAGCTCGTCGGGTTCGAGCGCGACGGTCTGCTGAATCGACTGGATGTGGCGTTCTCCCGCGATCAGCACGAGAAGATCTACGTGCAGCACCGGATGATCGAAGCAGGCAAGCAGCTGTACAGCTGGCTGGAGGCAGGTGCGCATCTCTACGTGTGCGGCGACGCGGCCCGTATGTCGAAGGGCGTCGACGAAGCACTGCACGAGATCGTCGCCGAGCACGGCGGCCGCTCCCCCGACGCCGCCGAGGACTACGTCAACGAACTCAAGCAGACCAAGCGCTACCTGCGGGACGTCTACTGA
- a CDS encoding DUF2079 domain-containing protein gives MTTIEKSTVVTDIDTAPLDWRTRIRTAETIVPALAYVVLAPLYATMSVLGHRQLRTSGFDLGIFVQQVASYSQFRAPTSDLLGTGYNTLGDHFSPITALLGPVYRVFPHAETLLIAQAVLFALAVIPISRLATQKFGAATGAVIAAAFGLSWGVQAALNFDFHEVAFAMPLLAMSMVALVRQRWLPALAWALPLVFVKEDMGLTVVVIGALVALWAGGRTRILGILTAVWGLTWVILAVKVIIPMLSSDNSYDQGSKLPPLGEGIADTAHGLVAGDSRAATAFLLLAVTGFFALRSPLLLIAVPTVAWRFLSDNTNFWKPIYHYNAILMVIVFIALLDAFARSHRHGQLTERGRHFILAFVAVFAVVALPFLPMARMVHAQEWTIDPQAATAREISEWIPADDQVAASNNLVAQLVADHDVSVFPQRATDSTVPDWIVVNRARPAGWPTDEAGDRQAIDRALSDGYEVAYSADGIEVLHRSSSGPH, from the coding sequence GTGACCACTATCGAGAAATCCACGGTTGTCACCGACATCGACACCGCACCCCTCGACTGGCGTACGAGGATCCGCACTGCAGAGACGATCGTGCCGGCTCTCGCGTACGTCGTCCTGGCACCGCTGTACGCGACGATGTCCGTGCTCGGCCATCGGCAACTCCGCACGTCCGGATTCGACCTGGGGATATTCGTCCAACAGGTCGCGTCGTACTCGCAGTTTCGTGCACCGACCTCCGATCTTCTGGGTACCGGCTACAACACGCTCGGTGATCACTTCTCGCCCATCACCGCGCTGCTGGGACCCGTCTATCGGGTGTTCCCACACGCCGAGACGTTGCTGATCGCCCAAGCCGTGTTGTTCGCGTTGGCCGTGATCCCCATCAGCAGGCTGGCGACACAGAAGTTCGGGGCGGCCACCGGTGCCGTGATCGCGGCGGCGTTCGGACTGTCCTGGGGCGTTCAGGCGGCGCTGAATTTCGACTTCCACGAAGTGGCGTTCGCGATGCCGCTGCTGGCGATGTCGATGGTCGCCCTCGTTCGTCAGCGTTGGCTGCCCGCTCTGGCCTGGGCTCTGCCGCTGGTCTTCGTCAAAGAGGACATGGGTCTGACGGTCGTCGTGATCGGCGCACTGGTGGCGCTGTGGGCCGGCGGACGAACCCGAATCCTCGGGATACTGACAGCCGTATGGGGCCTGACCTGGGTGATTCTCGCCGTCAAGGTGATCATCCCGATGCTCAGCTCCGACAACTCGTACGACCAGGGCTCGAAGCTGCCCCCGCTGGGTGAAGGCATCGCGGACACCGCACACGGCCTGGTTGCCGGCGATTCTCGGGCGGCCACAGCCTTTCTGCTGCTCGCGGTCACCGGATTCTTCGCCCTGCGCTCGCCGCTCCTGCTGATCGCCGTCCCGACGGTCGCATGGCGCTTTCTCAGCGACAACACCAACTTCTGGAAGCCGATCTACCACTACAACGCAATCCTGATGGTGATCGTGTTCATCGCTCTGCTCGACGCGTTCGCACGCAGTCACCGACACGGTCAGCTCACCGAACGCGGTCGTCACTTCATCCTCGCGTTCGTAGCCGTCTTCGCAGTCGTGGCGTTGCCGTTCCTACCGATGGCGCGCATGGTGCACGCACAGGAATGGACGATCGATCCGCAGGCCGCGACCGCCCGGGAGATTTCGGAGTGGATTCCCGCCGATGACCAGGTTGCAGCGTCGAACAACCTCGTGGCCCAACTCGTCGCCGATCACGACGTCTCGGTCTTTCCCCAACGCGCCACAGATTCGACCGTCCCGGACTGGATCGTCGTCAATCGGGCGAGGCCTGCCGGCTGGCCGACCGACGAGGCCGGTGACCGTCAGGCAATCGATCGGGCGCTGTCCGACGGGTACGAGGTCGCCTACTCGGCCGACGGAATCGAGGTCCTGCACCGCAGTTCGAGCGGTCCCCACTAG